The Cannabis sativa cultivar Pink pepper isolate KNU-18-1 chromosome 8, ASM2916894v1, whole genome shotgun sequence genomic interval GTAGATACCTATCACTAAGTTTTACAAATAAACTAGATCGACGACAGACATGTAAGGGGAAAAGGATCTCTGCACTGATTTtcagaaagaaaagaaaaaaaattaattttaatttaaagaaaGCTTACCTATTACCTTCACCAACAACCCTTTTAGGTGAAACAACATTATCTGGAAGGAGTGTACCGCTCAAAAACTTTTTATGCTCAGCTACAATATGACGTGGGATAGATGAACTTTGCCCAGAACATTCACCATCAGTTCTACCATTTTCTTGGCACATAGTTCTTGGACTAGTGGCATTCTCATCATCCTCACAAATATCAAAGCAACCTCTGTATCAACAATGGAATACTTATAAGATGAATAGCAAGGGGTTTTGGAAATTACTAAAATAcacaagaaaagaaaacaaaaatgaaaactaaGATAGAATGCACATGGTTAACAAATAGAAGAATTTAATCTCCTGCTAACGCAAACAAATTGAAACTAATAATGCAAACATTCTATTGGAAAATTTATGGTGTAAGAACTATAGTAATGGATATGGAACTAAGATCGACACATTGATACTAATAATACATTCTATTGGAAAATTAATGCTGTAAGAACAATAGTATGCAATGTACAACAACTATGACTGCCCCAGACCAGATTGAAATATAGTaataaaaaaactagcataacaAGCAATGTAGCAAACTCATCATACTTAAGTGCCTGAAGAGGTTTAATAGGAAAGGAAGCAAGTGAACTCTCCAAATCCTTAAGATCATTAAACCCATCCTGAAAACAATGAAATGGTACCACTTGTTAATtcactaatataattaaatatcagcaTAAGgggaacataaaaataaaaatagatacTTCTGAGAGTCTCTACACCTCCTGATTAGAAGTAGGATTTGATTGGTTGGCCATTTCAGGTGACAGCCTCTCTTCTGGAATCCCAACATCTTTATGCTCATCTATTTGCTTCTTCATCATCTCTTCTTCATTTGACAAGTCATCATCCTGAATCTATGGGCAATTAAGGTGTTTTTACTACATGACAAGAAAAACAGCAAATAAAAGCAAAAACAGCGTAtaccaaatttattttaataaattccacttaaaaaataaaaacatgtaAACACAACTAGGTAGGTACCAACACCACTTACAAGGGCAGCCTGATTCCTCAAATCCTCAAGGTTAAAATTCCAGGCACTGATTCCTCGGATGTACTCTTGCTGCAAGGTAATAATTAAGTTAAATTCAAAGTAGACAGAAGTTTGGTAAAGTtacacccccccccccccaaccaAAAAAATAAGCCATGAAATATAAGCTTACAAACTTTAAATGAATTAGCCTTtgtacaataaaattaaaaaataaaccacATTGGTTACAACCTGCGATAGGTGCTCCTTATCCCCATAGAGTGCACTATTCTGCACAAGAAGATCAGCTTCCTTTGCCTGAAAGAAGAAAATTTCTTCAGAAAAATAGTAGACAAAATTATTTAATGTGAGAACCAACACAGAAACAAGAAAGTATAAAAGCCTAATCGAGGATCAGAAGAAGACCTTCAATGTCCTAAAACGATCACCTAATGGAGCAAGACCGTCTAGAATGGTGCGGGCCAAATAATCAGTAGAACGTGCATGCTTAAAAAAATGGTGCTTTAAAAGCTTTTCTGAGGTTGGGCGTTTTTTTGGGTCCTTCACTAAGCATGCGCCAACAAGCTCTTTAAAAGACTGCAAAacaaattctcttaatataataaataaatacgtaaataaaaagtaaaattaagtGAACACCACAGACCTTTGAAAATCTCTTGTCCCTTTCATAGTCAAGACCTGGTGGAGCATTTTGTAAAGTCATCAACAAAACCtgcaaaaaataatataagaaagaTTTGAATTTAATAGATGATAGTAGCCTAATGACTCAGCTTTCAATGTAAAAATcagaaaattagaaatttacTTTCATTGGTGGATACTTGGAAAAGGGGGCATGACCATGAGCAAGTTCGAGTGCAGTTATTCCAAAAGACCAAATGTCTGCTCTGTGTATGGGATAGAAACGGGGAAAGATCTTATAAAATTTCAATTAAACATATGTATGGGCACTGAAGGACATACAAGTACGTAAACATATATCAAATATGCAACAAACTCACTTAAAGTCGTATCCATGCAATTGCTGCATAACTTCAGGAGCCATCctgagaagaaagaaagaacaaaAAATGAGTGGTCACACACAGAATTTTGAAATGTTGAAACAACCATAACAACAGGATCTAGAGTATTGGCAAACCCGTATGaagaattaaataaagaaaaagaagaagaaaagaataaCAACCAGCAAGGTGTTCCAACAAAAGTATTTCTAGAACGTTGCCTATCTCCAGTGTCAAACATACATGCTGAAACTCCAAAGTCAGCTAACTTGACTGCACCATTAGAATCGATTAAAATGTTACCAGCCTGCAGAAGAAAACTAACAATTTCAATAAGGCCAACATTTCAGTACCAACCCCAGGATAAGCAGCCGTATATATTTAATCAGGGGAAAGAACAAACATATAACTATCCAGCTTAATATgtaattgataattttttttaaaaaaaaaagtaagataCAGCAGACCATCATTGATTAATTAATGATGAGAACCCAACCCATTCCTAAACTAAGGCCAGCATtcatataagacaaaaataTTCCTTAAGCATATCTTTAAAAATACTAAAGTGTTAATAGTTCTAAGACTCCTACAGGTAATAGAAATCTTTAAAAATACTCCCTTCAAAAGCACTAATTAGATCAGCTCTGTGACcgtgattattattattttaataaattcacctcaaaatacttatttaatgtTATTCTTCAAATAACTTGTGTGAAAGAAGCCAACCATACCATTTAGACACTTAAAAACAATAGTTATTATAACATCTAACCTGCAATTACTCCCCTCCCgcgacaaaaaaaaaacataataaataataataataagccaTGGATAAATAAAAGTTCAGCACATCATGAAATGATACCTTCACATCTCTATGAATGTGACCATGAGCATGAAGATAAACCAAAGCTTTGAGAACTTCACGCAATAATGTAGCAATAACAGTCTCCTCAAAACCCTCAGGAAATGAAGATTTCATTATATGCAAGCATGACCCCCCAGCCATATATGGCATCACAACCCAAAGGTGGTGGCCAGTGGTGAAAGAGCAATGTGCCCGCAAAAGATTTGGATGATCAATCAAGTTCATCATTTGTACCTCTCGCCGAATACCGTCCTGAATAGCAAAATAAGAATGGAACAGATACAAATTAACATTCTTGAGCCAATGATCACAAAATCATGGACAAGTCATCAGAGTCTAAAGACATGTAGTAGTAAAGCTAAAGACTtgaaaaataatgttcaaaaagCTGAATATAACAAAATTCACAAAATCATGGACAAATCAACAGAAATATAACAGTAAAGCTAAAGAGTtgaaaaataatgttcaaaatgTTGAATTTAACCCAAGATCACAAAATCATGGACAAGTCTACAGACAGACAAATAGTTGTAAAGCTAAAGACTTAAAATATGATGCTCAAAAAGCTGAATTTAACTACTATCCTCACATTTAAGATTAACTCAACATGAAGAGAATAACACTACAGATTGAGAGCATCACTAACATGGAGTatatttttgactatttttacttttctcTAATAAGAATCTGAATTACAGTTTTATTGAAACATATATTTCAACAACATAATCATACATCAATATATGACATGTATAGATGCATAAACTAATCaaatataaaaagataaattttaaAGACTAAATGTTGTTAAAAATCAAAAAGAACAATCCAAGACATATTTGAAAAAACACATGAACATCCAGAGTTAAAAGGAGGCATACATACCAGATCATTGTTACACTTCTCCAGATCAAGAACCTTGATTGCAACAGTTTCATTAAGTGGAACGCAGAGTGCTCTGTATACAGAAGCACTGACACCTTCACCAACTTcttcatataatttataatcATTTGCATCAAGCGGGAATTTCTTCTCTGAAATATACTCCATGCTTTATTCTATATAACAACGTTAAGACCCACTTTGCTACTGTGTTTTCCAGATAGCATAAATACAACGTTTTCCAAGGAGGCAGGCTTCAATATAATGCACAATTTGTTCAAAATCAGTAGCATTTTCTTTTAGTTCATTACAAAGCAGATGAACCCAATGACTTCATCAAGACGTTTCTTTATCAATTGAACCATTCTAAAGCCAAATGGATCTCAAAACATTAGATACCAGCTAATAACAGCTCGAATCAGATCTATCAACCACAAATCTGAAATCAGTTAACTTTTGATCGAGGTAATCGAACCAGCAGTAAACACAATCAGAAAAGGTATGAGGCCATAAAGAGAAATATGATCCCAAACACTTTACTAGGGAGGCAATAAAATTGGAATTAAGTCATTAAACTCTACTCTAGAATCTTCACAAAAGTGATCATCCAACTCTGAACTAGTAACTCTGCCCTTGTATGATAAAATCAAACTAAATGGCCAAACATATGATCCAAGTTCAAAAGAAGAAAACCAAGCCTTTAAATAGCAAATACATATAAAACCTACAAGAAAAAAAGCAGTGATTAGGACAGTACTAAAATAAAACGGAAGCCAGAATTAAATACGATACTCCGAAATAACAAGTTTACCATAAAAagcttaattaattaacaatgaATAAGGAATGAACATTactgtagaaaaaaaaataaaataaaaatacaattttctaaAGTTAGTTGGTTCTACAGTCAATACATAATTTTCAACTTCTCCTGATAATTAGGTTCCTCTACATACTACTAGTTTTCATCCTCAATCATGTAAAGAATCTCAATTCTATAGCCCTTAACATCATTCCTGCACTAATATTAATGTGTCGTGTCAGCTGACAGCTCTTACCTTTCTACAAAGTTCAAATGAACGCACTCTCTCAAATTCATCCTACAAATTCCCCTTGAAAAACTTTAAAAGAAATCTACTCTAGAAACTCTCTGCTATGTCCATAATTTCACTATATTTCAACCCAATTCATACAGCATTGTCCCGACCTCATGTTTACATTCCTCCTACACCATGATCAGCTAACTCTGAATGTCAACACCTCATTTTTTTCCCCATCGGACTCTAGAGAGAGACATAATGCAGTTCCTAATTTATAGCAGAAAATGGACATcggactgaaaaaaaaaaaatactccaaGTAGAATTCAAGATTTTGTTTTCCTTTCACATTAACAAAATCACAACCACCTTCTTTCGCTGCTCTtgccataacaatcacaacccACTTGGAGAACCTTAACACCTTAAATTTTAGACTACTGATGCGAAAATCGTTTTTCCTTAATCATATTTttaataacaaatttaaatattaacaatAAAATTGCATTCTCTTCTATTGTACCCTAACTTGAATTTATTGTCCCTACCACACAATAAATTCCAATATGAATATAATTGAAAAgagcttaaaaaaaataaaaatcccaaGTTTCAATTTACATCGAACCAAAATTCTAATTCTTCAATTTCCAACTATACTAAATATAATCGTCATGATCATATCAAGTCCCTCTGTAGTTGAAGAATGATATTTCATAAATAGATATATAAAGAGAGAAATATGGACAAAACTTGTATTCGCTTTTCATGAACAAAGCTTCATAGTAGACAAAGTCATGACAAACTATGGTAAAAATGCGTACAAATTCAATCGCAGAGTTGAGTCAACAACTGGAAAATTCAAGGGTCGGAAGAGAACACGGACCTAGGGTTTTTTCAGCACCGGAACAGAGCTCAAGAGTGAACCAAATCCACCAGTTCAGACTGAAACGATGACGATTCAAGTGGTACTACTCAGTACTTACTTGCTCATCGCATGTTCCGACATGAACGATGCCCATAAAGGTATgcctctcctctctctctctctctcctctctctctctctctccccctCTGTATCCAACTGTCGCCGAGTCTAAGGTACCGATCGAAtcactttgttttgttttaagttttaaccccaaaattaaataaatcaaaacataaaagcAATTTCCCTTTTTTTCTCTGCTCAGTCTTTTcctgttttatttttttgtggtaaaaagagaaattttcctttttaaaaataaaaattaaagataatGAAACATAATACTAATTTCCAGGCAAAACTCATCAACTGCGCAATTTGGTAGTGGGACCCGCCAAAATATTTGAGTTGGGTTGAGTAGGTGAATATATCGGGAGAAAAACTCAAATTATCGTGTTATAATTTTATGGAATGGGCGAGTCGAGAGGAATAATACTGGCATCACCTGTTGGATACTTAATTCCGTCAACGACGAAGCGTGATTGGCTGGAATTACCACCAGCGCTGTCATCTCATCTCCCTTTGATTTTTAGTTTACCCGCCAGTTATGccttgttttatattttttttttttttaattgtttatcatacacaaaatatatatacaaatactaCCATAAcaaaattgtgtaattagtaatgGGAAAGTATAACAAATCAccttaaaatatagtattatgtaagtaaataaataaatattcttattttaaaatttgtaaaaaaaatgactattttatattatttattatttatattatttttgacacataaaaaaagtaataattttttgGAGAATTACctcatatgttattttttttaatttttttaaaaatttacagttTGAGTTGCTCCAGTAGTTTTTATGTAGGTTGCTATACCGATTTTTGTTACGATTTAAGTTGCTCTGTTAGGCGCTATAGAATTTTCTGTAtggaattctgtaaaaatataaaaaaaaaattaaattaaaaactattttgagttgtaaaaataaaaaaaaaaaaaaaaaaccccttaatttttttcatattttttctagaattagaagcaaattacttaaaaattatGGTATaactatattagttttgttaaaatcttttttattttaaatttatgtcaattcttttaatttttatgggttattataattttttggtaTATTGATTTTGTGGCatagtatatttttattttgttgtatggtatattattattcttagatgatatttattttttattttattatgtataatagtgatatataattttgttagtattaatacaaaataattttcttatcatgctatatatatttaattattattattatattttttaattgtatgatatattatttatttttattttattatatacaatgctggtatataattttattgtcatgatatatatatatacatttaaattaggatatataatttagttagtatataatacatatatattagtaatatacatatatttattattattgttagtatatatattttggtgaatggtatagatatttttttgttaaacggtatatcattttttttaaaaacaatatttaagttctattttctattgtacttttgttgacatgacATGTAATTTAATTAGcatgttatatatttttatttttatttgttgttagtatatatatttctattgtaaggtatatattttttgttatatggtatataagttttattgtatagtatattatttttagatcatgcatgtttagtttttattttattatatataaaagttatatataattttgtaagtatgatataattattttatggttgtatataattttgttaatatagtatatataatttttttactaatattacattattttgttttttttattgtaggtatatatattttgttgtatggtatatgttgtattttttatttttttatgttttgctgtgtatagtatattattttgttatagTGAAAatttctcacctagaaactcgagactagGCTCCCATAaaaatgacacgtggactcACTCTCCTCGAGGAGGGCTGAGATGTCAGTAAGAGACCTCTTGAGTGTAAACCTCGCCTGAACCAGACTCAGCCGGATGATGTGACCTTGACAGAGTCTAGGTCGCATTCGAATAGCTCGTTCGAAGCAGGACCGAAGATCGAGTTAAGACTCGCATATACCAAGAAATATGCGAGGACTATAAAGATCTTCCTGTGAGGTGGTAAAGATCGTTTCTATACTCAGCGAGTTGGTTCGGATGACCCAACAACCTCGATAACCCGATAAGGACTCGCATGTCTTAGATTATCGACTTATTACAGGATGTCCATATAAGCGACTCGAACAGGACGCAGACATCTCAGACTCGACTAGTCTTGTGCGCATCTTAAGCCTGCGAGCTTATGCGAGAATATGAACAGACAACTCGTACTATAGAAGTCGCATACGTTACTGTATTTAGTGAATTGGGCAGAAATTGTTCTTCATTTATtgtatttacattttttattaatttaaatgttatatTCAATGTACAAACGGATTGATAATGAAATCAATCTCTGTGTAATCAAaggacacttgctttgtatataaaggagtgatccaaCATGAAATGGACATGACAGAAAACTCttgcaacagtggactaagcagaccgtgatctgactgaaccactatacttCTTTTGTGTTCTTTATATTTCCAGTACGTCTGTGTATCCATAGTTTgaatactcgccattctaggttgagtaCTCACGTAATTCtgtgtatatttttaatatattattttatttagtgatGTCTGAATTCTTCCAacaacatatttatttaatatgatatttagtttttattttattttattatatataaaatttttggtatgtatacatattttaataacGGTACATAAAATTTTGttagcataatatatatatattttgaatattaatttagtagttataatttttttatggttataattttattactagtGATACGATATAACACGTATATATTTAATGATCCAACATATTTATTcgtttttgttacaatatattaatatgcaatactaaaaaaaattaaataaattaatttaattattatatatttaataggtagtaaatatatttttataatttttattagctaattaattatatttgactattttattaatttttttaaaaaaaaatgggcatTAACTAAtgactaattagtaatttttccccctgaactttgacatataccaaatcatgccccctgaatttttttggccgttaaaaattccccttaaactattgagattgttaaatttaaggacttttgtctaatttcattcaattttactgtttcaggtactaaatcatgctccctagactttgatatctaccaaatcatgcccctcaaacttttatatatattaaatcatgctccctgaactttcatctatgttagaatttttttactaaaattggataaaagtccttaaatttaacaatcttaatagttcagggggaatttttaacggccaaaaaagtttaggggatatgatttagtatatgtcaaagttcggggggaaaaatCGCTAATTAGCCTTAACTAATTTAGTTTCTCAATTTAAGGCTATTTTACTTCTCACCAATTAATTAtacagaaaaatatatatttatatatatgtatattaattttaagtagtttatgtgatatttttttttttgaatgatttGATTTAATGAAATTGTATTTCTATTAAAACAATTTACATGagaaatgtaattttttaaggATAATGAATGAGAAATATTAAGAAATATATGTGTTTGATaatataattatctagttatatCTTATATGCATagcacaataataataatatatcttaAAATTACCTAATTGTGTTTTACTATCAACCtcttgttacaattttttagtcaactTTTGTACCTGAAAACACatgttgaaatatttttttttaatttttttcatagtgGTGTTTGTTAACATAACAGAGTAAACTCACTGAGAAAATGAAGAGGATGATGGAGCGTCTCCAAAATAAGTTTGAGGACTAGGCAAAGTTCGATGATGACCCATTAGTGGAAATAATGGCTAAAGAACGTGCTCTTGGGCAAACTGAGACCGAAACCTCGAATCCTCGCAAGGATAAAGGTAAAGGCAAGGTAGGTCAGCCTCCACAAAAGTCTGCTCCTAAACATATTTGGAAAGACACGAATTCGCCCGGCCAACCCTTAAGGACGCAAAAGGCCACTAGTGTTTTCGAGCATGGACGCCCTTCTGCTCCTAAACGCAAAATCGTGCCAAAAGGGCAAAGTACGAAAGTATTTAAGTCCAAAGGGTGGAAAAACCAGCCTAGTGATTCTGTCAACCAGGACGGAAGGACGACTGATGGGCATTCTGAGGACAGCTAGTCCACCGTAGACCTTTGACTAGATTGGACGCCAAGTACAAAGGTACAAAAGTGAAAAATCGAGGCCATGTGGAGGTGACCTCTGAAACCACCTAAGTAATAAAATGCGAGGACGTGATCTTCTCAAAAGCAACACAAAAAAGGTTAGAGGAGCATATAGCAGCTCTAACCAAGCTAGTCAAAAAGCAGAGTGGGGCCCTCTCAGATTCTAAAGATGAGGACCCAGAACCTTGTGTGAGGAGGATCATGGAGACCCTACTTCCGGGTAACTTTAAGATGCCACACATTGAGTTATATGAAGGAAGGACGAATCTGTTGTATTCTATGTGTCTTCTGTTTTGACTATGTGGACATGTTGTATTCCATGTGTCTTCTATTTTGACTATGTGAACATGCCACATCAGGCGGACATGCCACGTCAAGTGGATAATAATTGGGATAATAATCGAATGATCGAAATACAAATATTTAGGACTCCAATCCtagaacaatgaaaataaaaaaataactataaaacaacaacaaaacaacaaaaaaaattaattaacaaaaatcacaaagaaaaaaaaaaataaatactataCCTCAATCATTCTTTTGCTAGTGGGCACTTCAATATCATCATCAGAGGAAACTTTTGACTTAGAAAATTTACCCTTAtcctataattttttaaaaacaaacacaaatcaacaacaaaacaaccgTAAAAAGCATAAAAATCAAGTACATAATACTAAACACTAAATAGTAAATACTAAACAATAAaacattaaatttattaaaaatctgAGAGTgattaacaaaattaaaaattaaaaactgtcAAGGAAAATCCACGAATAAAAACcctaaaacaacaataaaataacatattccACATATGTAAAAAACAGATTGaaaacacacacacaacaaAATACATAAACAACAACttgatgataaaaaaaaaaaagactattacCAACCCAcccgcaaaaaaataaaaaaaataaagataattacCTTTGTAACCTTCTCTAACTCGAAATATTCATCTTCTTGCTCAAAATCAGAATCTGAATCTTCAATGATTCCTTTAGAACATTTGGATTTACTCATTTCCAGAGAATCACTTACTAACTTTCTTTTGGAAGAAATGGGGGATGCAGGGCTAGGGGgatcatatttataatttttcttcttAACAATACCTTCCTTACCCATTGCCGACCTTTTCCAAGTTTTTTGAGAAACTTTCTAGGGTTTTTTTACGATTGGGGAAGAAGAGCAAGAACGAGTCACAACCATTGATGGTAAAATAACTATTTATAGGGGAACAATGATCAaataacactactacaaaacaaCCTTTTAGAGGTTGTTTTTTCCACAacttttataaaaagggaagctaaagggtgtaaAATACTCGCCTGTTGAAAATTGACATATAGAggcagttattttataaaaatcatAGCTATTTATTAAAAGCATTTAGAGGCGATTCTTAATTAGAGTAAAAAACCCTCTATGGCGTCAGTTATTTGAAAATAATCGACGACATATGGTcggttattttcaaataattgacACCATAgggtgttatattatttataataatataatatatagattaaatatgtgtaataaactaataatatgtaacatatgactatattagttgtcatctttttgtaacatttggggagttgttactatgagtaacctccaccattatcaccaacattaagagtgtaaaagatgttacacacctttatttgaaattcttaatgctataggagttatggtgtgtgtaagagttacatttgagtccataacatctataggggttatgagtttgaatttcaaatggtgatatcctaaacactatataaaggaggtcTATGGTGCTCATTTGGGAGTAAGagaagaagttttctatcaaaaaaagcacattgctagaaaaccctaaggcttgataattcccaaagctatttcctagagagttcccttagtgcttagagatagggggaaataagcttttggacaaaggtgtaataccttgttcaagtcatggtgatccccactaatctacactcaaggttgtgagtgagtgtttatatatattattctcttgttatatatatacatatattatattacatgtgttgtaatattctcttctacctttcatatatatatgtaatatatatagtgtatatatatgtattgtaacatatatttaatcaatctcttattttaatccttgtattattttacaatagagttgtaataaatcttgattttcttccattgttataaaatctctaacaatcaaaagcttatcccttttcaatggaagaggtgataaatcaagattgtgagaatacaaggataagagattttatgtaAAAACCATTCATGAGTGAGCATGGTGgtgtatattatgtgatttactatattttatatagtagtaatatatattatgtatagatGAGTTATATATTTGTGATCATGTGTTTATATCATATTATAGATATgatatttgaaatttatat includes:
- the LOC115699186 gene encoding serine/threonine-protein kinase BLUS1; this encodes MEYISEKKFPLDANDYKLYEEVGEGVSASVYRALCVPLNETVAIKVLDLEKCNNDLDGIRREVQMMNLIDHPNLLRAHCSFTTGHHLWVVMPYMAGGSCLHIMKSSFPEGFEETVIATLLREVLKALVYLHAHGHIHRDVKAGNILIDSNGAVKLADFGVSACMFDTGDRQRSRNTFVGTPCWMAPEVMQQLHGYDFKADIWSFGITALELAHGHAPFSKYPPMKVLLMTLQNAPPGLDYERDKRFSKSFKELVGACLVKDPKKRPTSEKLLKHHFFKHARSTDYLARTILDGLAPLGDRFRTLKAKEADLLVQNSALYGDKEHLSQQEYIRGISAWNFNLEDLRNQAALIQDDDLSNEEEMMKKQIDEHKDVGIPEERLSPEMANQSNPTSNQEDGFNDLKDLESSLASFPIKPLQALKGCFDICEDDENATSPRTMCQENGRTDGECSGQSSSIPRHIVAEHKKFLSGTLLPDNVVSPKRVVGEGNRDYPQSKFQSERNYSGSLSYRQRRDVNNPPSAEDTSDGAIVQHKGRFKVTSAELSPKGLTNCYFNPICGGLTSPASANLTASAVLPSLQCILQQNTMQRDEIIKLMKYVEQTSGKQAEFTDVGTSDLSQTSYALSRERELQNQVNNLQQSVGSLIEELQRQKMKNAQLERQLNSLAHKEEE